The proteins below are encoded in one region of Panulirus ornatus isolate Po-2019 chromosome 31, ASM3632096v1, whole genome shotgun sequence:
- the LOC139758632 gene encoding LOW QUALITY PROTEIN: uncharacterized protein (The sequence of the model RefSeq protein was modified relative to this genomic sequence to represent the inferred CDS: inserted 1 base in 1 codon): MCTTEDSVAIVSMAKPVRKGYLTRYKKRFLGSNWREEWLVLHEDSALEWYKEHDETELLGGIMLKNAPEMIAAGPYACYVPGRPDVPKGTDPNSLMVFGNKTKDKIHWFISKNTDDLTQWMTAISNTLPPPPEAPKPPVESDHRGEPPPYAPQAPTAPPQPPTNNQSGGYPRGGGGGYGSGGGGYGGGGGGYGGRGRGYGGGGTNTVIMDRRDNGVGDFASGMMMGAALSGWGYGGWGFGMGFGVPMHAAGFGYYGGGFNNQETNITNNYYNNNANDPGGGDLGGAQPEPVEPGGAQPDPRGLEPEAEMIPDGIDPGLLDEGEMDMAGMDMGEAFEMGXHDMGGEFDMGYLNVCG, from the exons AGAGGTTCCTGGGCAGCAACTGGAGGGAGGAATGGCTTGTCCTGCACGAGGACTCCGCCCTCGAGTGGTACAAGGAACATGACGAGACGGAGCTCCTCGGGGGCATCATGCTCAAG AACGCGCCGGAGATGATCGCTGCGGGGCCATACGCCTGTTACGTCCCGGGCCGACCTGACGTGCCCAAGGGCACTGACCCTAATAGCCTCATGGTCTTCGGCAATAAGACTAAGGACAAGATCCACTGGTTCATCAGCAAGAACACTGATGACCTCAC CCAGTGGATGACGGCCATAAGTAACACG ctgcctccaccaccagaggcaccaaAGCCTCCGGTAGAGAGTGATCACAGAGGAGAACCACCCCCCTATGCCCCACAAGCACCAACAGCCCCTCCACAACCACCGACCA ATAACCAAAGTGGAGGATAtccaagaggtggaggaggagggtacggcagtggaggaggagggtacggcggtggaggaggagggtacggCGGTAGAGGGAGAGGGTACGGCGGCGGTGGCACAAACACAGTCATCATGGATCGTCGCGACAATGGTGTCGGCGACTTCGCCTCCGGAATGATGATGGGGGCGGCCCTCTCTGGCTGGGGCTACGGCGGCTGGGGGTTCGGCATGGGCTTTGGGGTGCCCATGCACGCCGCCGGCTTCGGATACTACGGCGGGGGTTTCAACAATCAG GAGACAAACATCACCAataactactacaacaacaacgcGAATGACCCTGGGGGTGGTGACCTCGGGGGAGCCCAGCCGGAGCCCGTGGAACCCGGGGGAGCCCAACCGGACCCCAGGGGACTGGAACCCGAGGCAGAGATGATCCCAGATGGCATAGACCCTGGCCTGCTGGACGAGGGCGAGATGGACATGGCCGGGATGGACATGGGAGAAGCCTTCGAGATGG GACATGACatgggaggagagtttgacatgggatatctaaatgtgtgtggatga